In Ignavibacteriales bacterium, the following proteins share a genomic window:
- a CDS encoding HDOD domain-containing protein: MLDQELRIEKTKNILSKIYNLPALPFIIEEVNQIIENPKSSAAQLSQVISRDPGLSIKILSVANSPLYGFPRRVSTIDFAIIILGFNHIKNITIAFSIMDSFNNFKNLHFDQKRFWIHSLMTATAAKRLSQDLGYRYGGEAFTAGLLHDLGIPVICKYFGKDFIQIVELVDTTGLSYVEAEQQVLGATHREIGHYLIEKWNLPQTLADVILHHNNPSESEESPILTSLVHLADYMTNFLKYGEYDWDEGYVLDKSVIEILNLGNEQYLENFVLSYKELFQNQMDSLIF, translated from the coding sequence ATGCTTGATCAAGAATTAAGAATAGAAAAAACTAAAAATATACTTTCAAAGATATATAATCTTCCTGCACTTCCGTTTATAATAGAAGAAGTAAATCAGATAATTGAAAATCCAAAATCAAGTGCAGCGCAGCTTAGCCAGGTAATTTCCCGGGATCCCGGACTTTCTATTAAAATTCTTTCTGTTGCAAACTCACCGTTGTATGGTTTTCCGCGGAGAGTATCAACGATAGATTTTGCAATAATTATTCTTGGCTTTAATCATATAAAAAATATTACAATTGCTTTTTCAATAATGGATTCTTTCAACAATTTCAAGAATTTACATTTCGATCAAAAGAGATTCTGGATCCATTCCTTGATGACAGCTACAGCGGCAAAAAGATTATCGCAGGATTTAGGTTACCGATATGGTGGTGAGGCATTTACCGCAGGATTGCTTCACGATTTGGGGATACCGGTTATTTGTAAATATTTTGGAAAAGATTTTATTCAAATAGTTGAATTAGTAGATACCACAGGCTTAAGTTACGTTGAAGCTGAGCAGCAAGTTCTTGGTGCCACTCATAGAGAAATTGGTCATTATTTAATTGAGAAATGGAATTTACCCCAAACGCTTGCCGATGTAATTCTTCATCACAATAATCCATCAGAATCGGAAGAAAGCCCGATTTTAACATCATTAGTTCACCTTGCTGATTATATGACAAATTTCCTGAAGTATGGTGAGTACGATTGGGATGAAGGATATGTTTTAGACAAAAGTGTAATTGAAATACTAAACCTTGGTAATGAACAATATCTTGAAAATTTCGTTTTAAGTTACAAAGAGCTTTTTCAGAATCAAATGGACTCATTAATTTTTTAA
- a CDS encoding sigma-70 family RNA polymerase sigma factor has protein sequence MDNNELWGSYKSNPNPDIKKQIVLRYSNLVHYVIQHSRFPHPSVIEDRDFYQFGIEGLFEAIDKFDPNYGTKFETYAIPRIKGKIIDEIRKLQIKPRSDSPDDIKYVNVSLNDEVPGEEGFPLYETIASDAKTPSDILDKNEEKLMLLEALKKLNERDRLLLTLYYYENLNYQEIAEVLNISVSRVSQIHSKVITKLRSDLKYQYA, from the coding sequence ATGGATAATAACGAATTATGGGGTTCGTATAAAAGCAATCCCAATCCCGACATAAAAAAACAAATCGTTTTAAGATATTCAAACCTGGTTCACTATGTTATTCAACACTCAAGGTTTCCGCACCCAAGTGTAATAGAAGACAGAGATTTTTACCAGTTTGGAATTGAAGGATTGTTTGAAGCAATTGATAAATTCGATCCGAATTACGGGACAAAGTTTGAAACTTATGCTATCCCGCGCATTAAAGGAAAAATAATTGATGAAATTAGAAAGTTACAGATTAAACCGCGTTCAGACTCTCCGGATGATATTAAATATGTAAATGTATCGCTTAATGATGAAGTGCCAGGAGAAGAAGGATTTCCTTTATATGAAACTATTGCATCAGATGCTAAGACTCCGTCCGATATTCTTGATAAGAATGAAGAAAAATTAATGCTGTTAGAAGCTCTAAAAAAATTGAACGAAAGAGACAGACTATTGCTTACTCTTTATTATTATGAAAATCTTAATTACCAGGAAATTGCAGAAGTTCTGAATATTTCAGTTTCCCGGGTTTCGCAAATACATTCCAAGGTAATAACAAAACTAAGAAGCGATTTAAAGTATCAATATGCTTGA
- a CDS encoding AAA family ATPase, protein MLGQAQRIFELKNSLVEPKNPSRSTPIISFTSGKGGTGKSFLCLNVAYQLAQLGKKVLVVDFDLNFSNVHVMLNIIPEKTLFEFFSSECLLNELIYKYDKKLEFIFGFSGFEPRRVTDNSIQYFWNQLNLIASEYDFVFIDVSSGANEDTLEILSQSDYCIVVANPEPTATMDAYAIIKLLNSSEGKNNIKIVINKYFSQEDAEIAFENLEKAVSHFLKQEISLLGSVSFDPEIVKSIMTQEIFLSHHLNTQSANQIQLIAQGLLNIRQVANNNQR, encoded by the coding sequence ATGCTTGGACAGGCGCAAAGAATATTCGAATTAAAAAATTCCTTGGTGGAACCTAAAAATCCATCACGGAGTACTCCAATTATTTCATTTACTTCCGGTAAAGGGGGAACAGGAAAATCGTTTCTTTGTCTTAATGTTGCTTACCAGCTTGCGCAATTAGGCAAAAAAGTATTGGTGGTGGATTTTGATCTGAACTTTTCTAACGTTCACGTTATGCTAAATATAATTCCAGAAAAAACCCTATTCGAATTCTTTTCATCGGAATGTCTTTTGAATGAGTTGATTTATAAGTATGACAAAAAGCTGGAATTTATTTTTGGATTTTCCGGATTTGAACCAAGAAGAGTTACTGATAACAGCATTCAGTACTTCTGGAATCAGCTTAATCTGATCGCTTCTGAATACGACTTTGTTTTTATAGATGTTTCATCCGGTGCAAATGAAGATACTCTGGAAATTCTATCACAATCAGATTACTGCATAGTGGTTGCAAATCCGGAACCCACTGCAACTATGGATGCTTACGCAATCATCAAACTATTAAATTCATCTGAAGGAAAAAATAATATCAAGATTGTTATTAACAAGTATTTTAGCCAGGAAGATGCTGAAATTGCATTTGAGAATCTGGAAAAAGCAGTTAGTCATTTTCTTAAACAGGAAATTTCGTTGCTTGGATCAGTCAGTTTCGATCCGGAAATTGTTAAATCAATTATGACGCAGGAAATTTTTCTTTCTCATCATTTAAATACACAATCAGCAAATCAAATCCAGTTAATTGCACAAGGATTACTAAATATTAGGCAGGTGGCTAATAATAACCAGCGTTGA
- a CDS encoding HDOD domain-containing protein: METQVYLEKRRKTEKLLDNIYSLPVISEVMYQTAKMLDDPATSTTKLAKMIGQDQGLATKLLSIANSPLYGLPRKVATIDFAILVIGYQDIKNILISLSMMEAFKIKNDENLNYHDLWLHSFLTGTLARRISLDMGFNFGGEAFVAGLLHDMGISVIHKYFQSIFLKVVQYTKTGEKSFLEAEFDELGLTHQEIAKFLAEKWNLPSSLCDAVLYHHAPNKAFVNKELVAVVHLSDYAINSFKLKSFFWENDIYLDPNVVEILRFKDSEHLQNFVISYEDAAREEVKLIKF; the protein is encoded by the coding sequence ATGGAAACACAAGTTTATTTAGAAAAGAGAAGAAAGACCGAAAAACTGTTAGACAATATTTACTCGCTTCCGGTAATTTCTGAGGTAATGTATCAAACAGCAAAAATGCTTGATGATCCGGCTACTTCAACCACTAAGCTGGCAAAGATGATTGGTCAGGATCAAGGCTTAGCCACTAAGCTGCTTTCGATTGCCAACTCTCCGCTTTATGGATTGCCGCGCAAAGTTGCTACAATCGATTTTGCAATTCTGGTAATTGGTTACCAGGATATAAAAAATATTCTAATCAGTCTTTCGATGATGGAAGCATTTAAAATTAAGAATGATGAAAATCTTAATTACCACGATCTCTGGTTGCATTCTTTCCTTACAGGAACGCTTGCAAGAAGAATATCGCTCGATATGGGATTCAATTTTGGCGGTGAAGCTTTTGTTGCTGGATTGCTACACGATATGGGAATTTCTGTCATTCACAAATATTTCCAATCAATATTCTTAAAAGTTGTGCAGTACACAAAAACCGGAGAAAAAAGTTTTCTTGAAGCAGAATTTGATGAGCTTGGATTAACACATCAGGAAATCGCAAAATTCCTGGCGGAAAAATGGAATCTTCCTTCATCTTTATGTGACGCAGTTTTATACCACCACGCACCTAATAAAGCTTTCGTTAATAAAGAACTGGTAGCAGTAGTTCATCTTTCTGACTATGCTATTAACAGCTTTAAGTTAAAAAGCTTTTTCTGGGAGAATGATATTTATTTGGATCCGAATGTTGTTGAGATACTAAGATTTAAAGATTCGGAACATTTGCAAAATTTTGTGATTAGTTATGAAGATGCTGCAAGAGAAGAAGTTAAGTTGATTAAGTTCTAA